From the genome of Solanum dulcamara chromosome 12, daSolDulc1.2, whole genome shotgun sequence:
ATTACTGTCAGAAGGAACCTACAAGATTGGGAGTGTGAAGATTTTTTGAACTTATTAGCTTGCTTCTAttgaatgaggttattcgggagaaggtgggagtggcatctgtggtgacaagatgagagaagcgagactggGATGGTTCGGACATGTGCAAAGGAGGGGTGTTGACTCCCCAATTAGGAGGTGCGAGTGGTTGGATTTGGGGGTCATGCGGAGGGGTAGGagtagaccgaaaaagtattagAGAGAGGTGGTTAGACAAGATATGACGCTACttcatatcaccgaggacatgaccttatatacaaaggagtggaggtcgcagattaggatagaaggctaaTAGGGGTAGAATAGTGTCTGGCCGTGTGCTGGTTTagggtggtcgtaggtctaggtgtgcctttatagttgtgttgttagtGCCTTTGATTATCACTTTATCACATTGCTTTGCTATCGTTATTGTTCTCGTTCTGCAAAATCTGCATCGCTATCgtaatttttcttattattgcctttgattatcacattactttgctatcgttattattcttgttactCATTTTTTTGTGcctttatgctatatatattgttttttttctctGTTACTTGGGACTatgacttttgagccgaggttCTTTCacaaacaacctctctatctccatgcggtagtggtaaggtctgcgtacatcataccctccccagacctcacTCGTGGGATTTCacagggtatgttgttgttgtattagcTTGCTTCTATTGAGGGCCATAGCATAACAGAATCACAGGAAGACAGAATATCATGGGGCAGTTCTAGCAAAGACATATTCATAGTTAAGGTCATAGTTAAGGCTGTCTATAAGCATCTGTGCTCTCAAAATGGAATGATTGAAGTCTGGCCTTGAAAACTTATTTGGAGGACTGGACTTCCCACCAAGGTGATCTATTTTACCTGGACAATGGGATCTGCTTGACCCTAAGTTAACCTTACCAGAAGGAGCTTTCAGTTGGTTAATAGTTACTACATGTGTCAGAGGAACCTGGAGTACATTGGCCATCTACTCATACACTGCCCAGTTGCAGCAGAACTTTGGAACTTattattcttctctatttttagaCTGGAGTTGGGTGCAACCTCAGTCGACTAAAGATGCCTATGAAAGCTGGAGTTGTTGCAGAGTTGATAAAGCCATCAAAAAGTTCCGGAGGATGATCACCTATCACTAAAATATCCCTAGAGGGGGATAAGGCTAAGCGGAGCGAAAAGGGTTTTGGTGTTCATGGAATAAAAGAAATCACAGatgttttgatgaaatttcaacttcaacACACACCTTGAAGGCTAACTGTTTAGTCAACCTCTACAGCTAGAGTACCCTTACCCCTGTAAATtgccaaattcaatttttggaTTTTGTTAGCTCCTTAAAATTAGCTTAGTTACATATGTACAGGAGCTAGCACGACTTTTGCTTTTGTATCTATTctgcatcttcttgatgcctTTCAATGATATCtctcttcaaaaaaaataaaaaatctacaACAATCCCCTGTACTAAATGCTTTCTGCCATCAGGCCCTTCTCTAGGCAGAAATGAAATGTAATCCCCCTCCCtgccacaaaaaaaaaaacaaaaaaaacccaTTACTTCTGTCAAGAATAGTTATTAAGAACTAGTGCATCTTTGACGACCAAGGAGAATGTACGTAACACAGGGTTTAAGCTCTAACAATGATAACAAGTCATGCAAAAACACCACTTTAAATGCATATCACCAGCATATTCCATCTTTTAACGAGACCAGGTGAATGAGAATGTACTCATTCATGGCTCTCCTGAAAGCGAGCAGCATTTTGAGGACTATTCAGAAAATTGGATCTATTTGCACAAATCTCTAAGAGAGTTCAAAATCCTCAGCTGCCAACTTCTCCATTTCCAGCATTGAAAAGTGATAACAAAATATGCTAACCTGAGTGATTGCTCCAAAGCTTCCAAGAGTGATGTTTGGAATAAAGTAAGGAATGCTTAGTTTCACATTCCTTGGAAATGCAGCCAGAAAATGCCCGATTTCCTGCAATAAATCAACTCTTCGTGTAAAATTGAACAGGGAGAATAAGTTCTGAAGAACAGAAATTAAGGTATATAACCACCAGGATAGACTAACCTCTGTCTCATTTTCTCTTAACAacaaactttattttttattaaaattaagatTTCCAGGTAGGATTGCAATGAAAAATGGGCAATGCAAAAGGGTAAGCTTTTTCCACAAGCAAAAGAAAACGGCATAGCAGCAACTTCTAGTTTTCATGCAAAGCTACAACTGTCTTCCATATGCTACTTCCTCATAATAGTTTGGCCCTCCTCTTCCTTGTCAAAACTTAGTTATCCGTGAATGAGAATCATTTAGCTTGTTGGTTGGTAGCTCCATGGTTGGTTAGCTCAAAAGCTAGTTTTGACTCTTTGATTGTCAAGAAATAAATGTGTGATTACCTGAGGCGAGGTTGACCTTCTTTCTGCCTTAGAAGAAGTATATACCTTAAGCCACATGTCATTTAGAGATGCAAAAACTTAGCTTTATCTAATATACGCATACAAGTGTCCCTTCTACATGTTCGAGCCCAATATTTTACAGTAActttcaacaataataaaaggtgTCCAATAAGTTATAGCTAATGCTTCCTTCTGTTACTTCTGATCATTTTTGGATTTAATATAAATGGTACTTGAACTTTCATTTATATCTTAACCACAGACAAACTACCTGGTTCTGTGACCTTAGTTGTTGTTTCAACACTTCAATACAATTACTTTCACTTTAAAGTCCTGCATCTTTCAAAACAATGACCTAGGTCAGCTGAATatgtttttaaataaattaaggaaTCTTCTaattgaaggggagccttggagtaactagTAAAGTTGgtgtcatgtgaccaggaggtcacgagttcaagccttggaaacagcctttggcagaaatgcaaggtaaatctgcgtacaatagacccttgtggtcgggccattccccggaccctgcgcatagcgggagcttaagtgcaccgggctgcccttttttttaagGAATCTTCTAATTGGCAGGAGGAAAGGCAAAACTTATGAATATGTTTTTAAGAAGATTAAGGAATCTTTTGATTGGCATGAAGAAAGGCAAAAACTATGTAGTTCACTAGTCTGAAGAAAAATAACCCTATATGTGTTGACAGACAAATGAGATCAACCCCTTCAGGGTCCAACTAATATAAAATCCCTGACTCTCCCTTCTTTCTCCTCGAATCCACCACCTCATTTTCTACTAATGCTGCATCTAAGATTTGTCTCCCTTCCACAAATTCATTCTGAGAAGAACAAACCGTCTCATCCAGCACATTTTTGAGTCTACTAGCACACACCTTAGACATGATCTTATAGATGCTTTCCACCAGGCTAATGGGCCTGTAGACTCAGAACTCGTAGCTCCTTCCTTTTTTGGCACAAAGGTAATAAAAGAAGCATTCAAGCTTCTTTCAAACTCCTTGAATGGAAGTATTGTTAGTTGTTGCAGGAGAAGTGTTAGCTAGTTTAGATTAAGTTAAATGCATACAGATGTAGCATTACATGTAGTAGTGTCCCAAATCAGATACATATATTGCAAAATGCGCCTATATAAGAACTTAGGAGTAAGATAGTTGATTCAATGcattctctcaattttttagAAGAACTTTTCATGATCAACATTGCATTTCGTGGTAAACTGCCACAACTAAATCAATAAAGTGCATCTTCGTTGCTTCATCAGGTTGTTTTCTCTATTCTTAAGAGTAATTACGAGTTCAGTTACCATAGGGAACATATTTAGAATATCTATACAATATATGTTTCTGTTGAGACTGTTCTTCTATTTTCAGCAGTAACCATATTTATAACTTAAAACATAAAGCTTCTGCTCTGAGGCAAAGAAATGTAGTTGTAgtatttatatttagtttaataTTCTCCACTCTCCTATTTCAACATTAAACTTTTAAGTAAGAGAAATACTAAAAGCACAACTAATTATTCTTTTctgaataaaataaaacaatactCAACTTCTCAACCTAGACGACATAATTAATGTTGCCAAAGAAGGAAATCAAAAGCCTAAGTTAACCCATTCTATcataaatcaaagataaaactgGGACTCTTGAGcaatttttcatgtttcttttGGCCTTGGCTTACTCTGTCAACAACAGAGAATCCCACACAATCAACTAAAAGGATAACAAAGAAATCTTACATGAAATAACTGGACACCCAGCACACCATATGCTAGTGGTAACGCAGAATCCACAAACGGTACTAAAAGCTGCATATCTGGTGGTTCAATTGCATTTGGATCCGTAAAGTACTTAACTACCTCAGGAGGAAGGCGAGTTATCTGCTCAACATAAATTTAAGTCATCAAGTCAAATTTGACGAAAAGATTGACAAGTTATGAGAAGAAGTAATGAAACAAAGTAAGAGGGAATTCTAAAGTCAAACAACGAGGATAATTAGCACACCTGAGACGCAATTCCTAGCTCCACAGATGAACCAATCGTGAGAAGAAGCAACAGAAAAGCAATTACATATTGCCAGAGAGTTGTTGGACCTGGTTCAGAAACTTCTTTCCGCAGCATACCAAAGCTAACTCTGGGCCCACCACGTGGGTCTGGCCCCTCTGAATTAGGTTCCTCCACCATGAACAGGTTGTACTTATCACCCATAATCTCTGATAACTGACTCTGAAGTTTGGCAAAAACATCCTCCCTCTTTCCTCTAAGATTCCCAAGTAAAAGAATGCCCTCTCCAAGATCTCCAAATGGTTCTTCTCTAGTCACCCAAAAAGTAGAGTAGCCAAATAACTTTTCCTTAATGATCTTTACATCACTAGGATCAACCTTTTCTGGTCCAAGAAGTTCCATCAACTTAAAAGAATCTACTTGGAAATTGTTATAAGTTGATCCAACAGAGGATATTGTTGGCTGCCAAGAAAGTAAACATACTCAGTACATCGGATTTCCTTCTCGATTTCTTTAATGATTCTTCATATGCTGCAGctagtctttattttttatcattagaGTAACACCTCGGACGAGCTTCTTATGACTCAACAAAGATTACTTGAACATTTTCTGACTACAATATAATAAAGGATAGCTATTTGACACTTTCCCTATCTTAATGACCAGATAAGTTTCTTAAAATTCACAGATATCTAAGGCcacaacttttttttaatactaGTCAAACTAATTTAACAGTTGAAACTGAACAgtataaaagggcagcccggtgcactaaggctcccgctatgcacAGGGTCCGGGCTGAACAGTATATAAGGGTGAAAAGCCTTTGGTACTTTAATCTCCAAAGTAACTAGTTGTAAGATTCCCAGTAGGAATTTGCTTTTAAGCTTTCTATTCAAGATCAGATTTTCAACTAATCAAGATCGCCTATGCATTCCAACATTGGGAAGTCTTAGAAGGGTTAGATGTTCAGACTTCTACCAGGAGATTGTTTCCAAGAACACACTGCAGTAGAGCAACCTAACCACTTCCTTCTCTCAAGGATAAGTAACAAAGGCAAACGGAAAAAGGAAATTTCAAGCAAAATACTTGCAAATAACTTTCAATGTTCCTTTCCGTTCATTGCTGTAAATGTCTCCTATCTGTATAAGCTAGTTAGTAGCCACTAGACAGGATAAGAGGGCAGAATCAGTGCTCCTACTCCAGAAGTCTATGACATAGTACAGCAACCAGGCAACCAGCAGCATGAAGAACAACGTTGATATACTAATAATTATATCAGTTATCAGTTAAATACACATTCGTTCTCATATTTCCCTCCAAAGTTTCCCCCTTTCATCGGTACCAAACTCTAAAAATGTAACAAGAAACTTGAAAAATGTAGAAAATAACAACTACACATCAAATACCAATCTAGTTGGGTTGGGGTATGCTACATGAATCCTTTATATCCATTTCTGCTCTATTTCAATGTGTTTCATTTAAATACTCAATTAAACAAATTAGATAGTTGCTTGTCTTTGTTTCACTTCCTTGAACTAGCTACTTATGCAAAATGGGCCCTTGCTCGTTTAGTTATCAATTAATCAAAACTTCAAAAAGATTTGCACTTATCCCTACACTAACATAAATATCTCTAAAAAAACTTAAAACCAATTCTATGCTAGCGTTTGGAATAGATTTTGTaagtaaattttgaaaatttatcttcaaaTATCTGTTTGTCCATGAATTCTGATATTTTTCAAGTTCCCAAAAACTAGCTCACACCagtttttggattttttgaGACTTCCACCCTCAAAGCTTCAAATTTTTTCCAAGCAAAATGCAAGTCCAAacacaactttaactttaaattttcaagtttcaacttcaaaatcaaTAGCCAAAAGGAGCTACTCCCTCTAGTTCAAACATTTCAATAAGAAtgtgtttttccttttttacaagtctttaatttcaattttccaCCAACATACTTATGACCACGTCCATATTAGTacattatatgtatatttagtTTAAGACCTCGAGATTCAAAAGTATGCTCTATTTTCTTaaagcaaaaaaaaacaaaagacaaaCTCACGCTGGAGGAAATTGACGCCGGAGAATCCTCCGAATCACTTGCCTCACCACCACCGCTGCCGCCTCCGTTCCTTTCGTCAGTTGTCTCTTCAGTTGCAGTAGCTAAATTAGAAGAATCCTTTTCCAGCTTCCCATCACTACTGCTTccattattattactacttccatttccaccaccaccaccactactactattactacaaCTAATAATCAATCTACCGAAATTCCTTTTCGACATTCTCTTCATTTCGATTCTTCGACTGAAATTACAACTAATTGGAGGATTCATACGAAACCTTAAGTTTATTGTACTGAAACTACAGCTCGTTAACGTTCCCATTGTAGTTGAATTTATTGGTCTTCTAATGGTGAAAAAATTGGAATTGGGAAATGTGTTTTAGGAGAAGACGAAGTTCAGGGGCTGTTTGGCTGATTTTGAGGTTTGAATGTAAGcatataataaaagaatatcttcttctctcttgatatagttttgtttttatcttttttaaatatgaaaaaagtgcAATGTGGCCCTAGAAGTTTGAGGTTGCTCTTTTTGGTCCATCTTTTTAACCATTCGATAATTTGACAcgaattttaagaaataaaaaagacttttgaatcacTATGATTGGATTGATGGATGATGCACTATTCTTCTTCTAATAATTTCTCAGGAAAGTACAATTTATTACGAAAAAGTTCTTATAGCTAGCTGTTTCAATCATCCACAACTTCGGTGTGATCTAGTAGCTCTAGAACAATTAGGAGATTCTGTATAGAGTTTTGCTCCTGACGGCAACATGTTTGGCTCTGCTTACGGGGTCAAATCAATACGTTCTAAAAAGAAAACTTGGAATATCAATTTTATCGAGATCATACCGTTGTGGtcaatttgtttgtttgattTGGATCGGCGtggaattttaaaaagtaaaaaagatttATGAATCTCATAGTCCCATATTAAAGATATATGGAAATGTATCAAAATGCCctttaattttgtgattttaaacaTATTAtgtgaaaaattgaaattaaagaattgtAAAAAATGAAAGAGACATTCATTTTTAAACGGAGTAGAAAGAAAAGCTAGACAAATAAAcatactaaaaagaaaagtgagACGAACAAATTGAAACTGAGAGAGTAGTTAATTAGGCTCACCATACCATTAGGTGAACTAACTTACAAAATGTCGCCAAACTCTTTGATAATTAACCATATATCAAT
Proteins encoded in this window:
- the LOC129876017 gene encoding probable zinc metalloprotease EGY1, chloroplastic; translated protein: MGTLTSCSFSTINLRFRMNPPISCNFSRRIEMKRMSKRNFGRLIISCSNSSSGGGGGNGSSNNNGSSSDGKLEKDSSNLATATEETTDERNGGGSGGGEASDSEDSPASISSSPTISSVGSTYNNFQVDSFKLMELLGPEKVDPSDVKIIKEKLFGYSTFWVTREEPFGDLGEGILLLGNLRGKREDVFAKLQSQLSEIMGDKYNLFMVEEPNSEGPDPRGGPRVSFGMLRKEVSEPGPTTLWQYVIAFLLLLLTIGSSVELGIASQITRLPPEVVKYFTDPNAIEPPDMQLLVPFVDSALPLAYGVLGVQLFHEIGHFLAAFPRNVKLSIPYFIPNITLGSFGAITQFKSILPDRKAKVDISLAGPFAGAALSSSMFAVGLLLSSNPAAAAELVQVPSTLFQGSLLLGLISRATLGYGAMHGAMVSIHPLVIAGWCGLTTSAFNMLPVGCLDGGRAVQGVFGKGSLVGFGLATYSLLGLGVLGGPLSLPWGLYVLICQRSPEKPCLNDVTEVGTWRKAALGVAIFLVLLTLLPVWDELAEELGIGLVTTF